Within Chthonomonadales bacterium, the genomic segment GAGTTGATGTGGGACCCGATGGCGGACCTGCGCGAGGGCCGGGCCGAGGCGCTCTACGACTACAACCTGGGCTGCAATATCCCGGTCTACCTGCACATCGACCTGCGCAAGGACAACCGCGCGTGCGTGGTGCTATGGTGGTACGCTTCAACGTGTCGGCACCTGGGCATCGGCGGCACGCATGCCGACCCGGCGACGGCGGCCGCGCAGCAGGCGGCCATGCGCCGCTATCGGGAACTGGAGCGCTTCTTCAAGCGCGGCGAGTTCGTGGGGCTGAGCCCCCAGGTGCACGCGCACGCGCTGCCGGCCGAGAACGCCGTGGTGCTCAACCTGTTCAACCTCTCCGACACCTCGCGCGCGGTGACAGCGGAGAGCCCGCTGGCGTCGCTGGGTCTGGATCGCGCGGAGCGCTACGCCGTGATCGGCGATGGCGTGAACGTGAGTGACGGGGTGCTGCGCGTGCGGCGCGAGATGGCGCCGTGGTCGGCGGAGGTTGCGCTCGTTCGGCCGGCGCGCTGATGGCGGGTAGATCGGGGCTCGCCGTTGCCGCTGCTTAGAGGTCACCACGGGAGGGGAGGACGCGATGCGCGCCGACGATGGGCTGGCGGAGGCCGCCGCGATGGCGGCGAGCGCGCCCGCGGCCGGAGGCCCCGTGCGGCCCCTGGCGAGCGCCTTCGTCACGCTCTTCGAGTCGCCGGACCCGGACCGCGTCTTCTGCTACACGCCCGGCCTGGCGCGCCTGGGGTCCGGGCGGCTGGTGGCCACGCTCGACCTCGGCGGCCCCGGAGTGGCCGACCTGCCTGGAATCAGGCTCCAGCGCGGAGACGGCGGCAATCCGTCGCAGGGCAAGGTGCTCACCAGCGACGACGGGGGCCTCCACTGGACGCACCGCGCCGACTTCCCCTTCTACCACGCGCGGCCGTTTGCCGCCGGCCGCAGCCTCTACGTGCTCGGGCACGCGGGCGACCTGCGCATCATGCGCTCAGACGACGAGGGCGTCACCTGGTCGGCGTCCGCCGCGCTCACGCGCGGCCAGGAGTGGCATCAGTCGGCGTGCAACGTACACTATGCCGGCGGCTGCGTCTACCTGGTCATGGAGCGGCGCGTGTCGCACCAGATCCGCGCCTGGGCCGTGGGTGAGCTCGCGCCGGTCCTGATGCGCGCCCGGGTCGATGACGACCTGACGCGTCGGGAGAGCTGGACCTTCGCGTCCGAGCTCAGCTTCGGCCAGGCCCTGGCGGGCGCCGCCGAGGGCCCGGAGGTCGACTACTTCGGCGTGCCCTTCCACCGCGCCCCCTACCCGGCCGGCGCCGAAGCCGCGCCGGGCCGCCGCTGCGCGCCGATGGGCTGGCTGGAGACGAACGTCGTGCAGATTGTGGATCGTGACCACGCATGGTTCGCGCCGGGCACCTTCCACCTCTGGATGCGCGCGCACACGGGCGGCACGGGCTACGCGGCGGTGGCGAAGGTGCTGGAGAGCGCCGATGGGTCGATGGCCACGATGCTCGAGACGGTGCCGAGCGGCAAGCGCATCCTCTACGCGCCCTGCCCGGGCGGGCAGATGCGCTTCCACGTGCTCTACGACGCCGAGAGCCGGCTCTACTGGCTCCTGAGCAGCCAGGCCACCGACTCCATGACGCGCGCCGACCGGCTGCCTCCGGAGCGGTTCAACCTGCCGAACAACGAGCGCCACCGGCTGCAACTGCACTTCTCGCGCAACATGGTGGACTGGTGCTTCGCCGGCATCGTGGCGGTGGGGGGCGGACCGAGGGAGTCGCGGCACTATGCCAGCATGGTAGTCGACGGCGAGGACCTGGTGGTGCTCTCGCGCAGCGGTGACGCGCGGGCGCGCAGCGCCCACGACGGCAACCTGATCACCTTCCACCGCATCCCGCGCTTCCGCGACCTGGTCTACTGAGACCGAAGGCCGCGCGACGACGCGCGGCCTTCGCGCAACCTCAGCCCGGCGCCCGGCGCCATTGCTCGCGCAGGAAGGCAACGGCCTTCGGGATCTCCGTCTCGCGGTCGCCGATCACCCCGCACTCCAGGCTGCAGAAGTCCTGGTAGCCGATCATCTTCAGACCCCGGAAGCCGTTGATGTAGTCGCGATCGTCCTGGCCAGGCAGATTGCGCTTGCGCGAGGCGAGGTGGACGTGGTGCAGATACGGGCCCGCGGAGATGAAGGCGCCCATGTCGCTCGTCTCCTCGATGCCCATGTGGTAGAAGTCGCCCATCATATGGACGCCGGGGCTCTCGACATCGCGGCAGATGGCGGCGGCATCGGCGAGCTGGCGCAAGAAGAACGCTTCGCCTCGGTTGAGTGGCTCCAGCAGCACGCGCGTGCCGGCGGCGCGCGCGTGTTCGCCCAACTCGCGCAACAGGCCCAC encodes:
- a CDS encoding exo-alpha-sialidase, with product MRADDGLAEAAAMAASAPAAGGPVRPLASAFVTLFESPDPDRVFCYTPGLARLGSGRLVATLDLGGPGVADLPGIRLQRGDGGNPSQGKVLTSDDGGLHWTHRADFPFYHARPFAAGRSLYVLGHAGDLRIMRSDDEGVTWSASAALTRGQEWHQSACNVHYAGGCVYLVMERRVSHQIRAWAVGELAPVLMRARVDDDLTRRESWTFASELSFGQALAGAAEGPEVDYFGVPFHRAPYPAGAEAAPGRRCAPMGWLETNVVQIVDRDHAWFAPGTFHLWMRAHTGGTGYAAVAKVLESADGSMATMLETVPSGKRILYAPCPGGQMRFHVLYDAESRLYWLLSSQATDSMTRADRLPPERFNLPNNERHRLQLHFSRNMVDWCFAGIVAVGGGPRESRHYASMVVDGEDLVVLSRSGDARARSAHDGNLITFHRIPRFRDLVY